GATAGGGCGAGCCCGTGGCGCGACAGACCTCTTCGAGGCGGCTCGTCAGTTCGCTGTCCACAAGGGTGTAGAGCACGATTCCGGGAGCGGTTTCGATCTCGGCGAGCACGCGTTCGAGCTGCGTGGTGGAGCGCACCAGCGGATAGACATGCTCGATGGCGGCCACGCCTTCATATTGCGCCACCACCGCGCGGGCTACGGTGATCAGGGTCTCGCCCGTGGAATCGGAGACCAGATGGAGGTGGAAGTAGCTGCGTCCCGGCAAAGCGGATCTCCTGGAAGAAGGAGTCGATAAATGTGGATAGAACGGCTCCTTTCCGAGGTCCAGGGCAGGGGCCCTGTGATTTGCCGCGATAGCCATCAACAGGGCAGCTCGATGTGCGAGTCTGGAATCCCTCTTTTGGGAGAATCCGGCACGAATCACTCCGGATCGGGCCGTTAACGTTCCGTTCAAATTCCTTAACGGGCTGTTAAGGTTTAAGAATTCGGAAAGGATTGAGGCGACCCTGCCTCATCCGTTAATGACCAGTTAACGGGCCGGCCAGTGTGGAAGGGTTGTGGACGGGGTTGCGGCTTTGCGATTCACGGCCCAAGAGAAACATCAGATTCTTAGATTCAAAGATTATTCTTATTTAGAGAGGGCCTGTGAGCGAGCGTCCCACCAAAGCGATCCTCCGCGTGCTGAACGGAGAACCGGTCTGGCCTCTGCCGATCTGGATCATGCGGCAGGCAGGCCGCTATCTCCCGGAATATCGGGAGACCCGGAAACAGGCGGGCTCCTTTCTCGATCTCTGCTATACGCCGAGGCTTGCCGAGGAAGTGACCCTTCAGCCCATCCGGCGGTTCGGCTTCGATGCCTCGATCCTGTTCTCCGACATCCTGGTCATTCCGCATGCGCTGGGCCAGGACGTACGCTTCGTCGAGAATGAAGGGCCCAAGCTCGATCCGGTCACGTCGGAGAAGGATTTTTCGAGGCTTTCCGAGGAACTGCCGCTGGAACGCCTCGATCCGGTCTTCGAGACCCTGGATCGGCTGAGCAAGAGCCTGCCAAAGGAAACCACCCTTCTCGGCTTCTGCGGCGCGCCCTGGACCGTGGCGAGCTACATGATCGCCGGCAAGGGCACGCCCGACCAGGCACCGGCCCGCCTGACCGCCTATCGCGATCCGGCCTTCATGGACCGGCTCATCGAGAAGTTGGTGCAGGCCTCCACCGCCTATCTCATCCGCCAGATCGACGCGGGGGCGGAAGCGGTGCAGATCTTCGAGAGTTTCGGCTCGGCGCTTCCGCCGGCTCTCTTCGACCGACTGTCGCTCGATCCGATCCGCCGCATGGTGGAAGGCCTGAAGGCTGCCCGTCCCCAGGCCAAGGCCATCGTCTTCGTGCGCGGCGGGGGCGCTAATCTCCATCGCTTCGCGTCGGCCGGGATCGGGGATGCGCTGGCTCTCGACTGGACGCTCGATCCGGCTCTGGTGCTCCCCATGCTGCCGGTCTCCGTCCCGACCCAGGGCAATCTCGATCCGCTCGCGCTGATCGCCGGAGGGGCGCCGATGGAGCAGGGGATCGACCATATCCTGAATAGCGTGCGGGGCCGTCCGCACATCTTCAATCTCGGCCACGGCATTCTGCCGGAGACGCCGATCGCCCATGTCGAGCAGATGATCGCCCGCGTTCGAGGAGCCTGAAAAGAATGCTGTATCTCTGGCTGAAAGCGTTTCACGTCATCGCCGTCATCGCCTGGATGGCGGGCATGCTCTACCTGCCGCGCCTCTTCGTCTATCACTGCGATGCGCCGAAGGGCTCGATCCAATCCGAGACCTTCAAGATCATGGAGCGGAGGCTTCTGAAAGCGATCATCAATCCGGCCATGATGGTGACCTGGGTGCTCGGTCTCTATCTCGTCTGGGATGGCGGCTGGTACAAATCCGGCTGGCTGCACGCCAAGGTTCTTCTCGTGCTGATCCTCTCCGGCCTGCACGGGGTCTATGTGCGTCGCCTGAAGGATTTCGCCGCCGACAAGAACACCAGATCGGCGAAATATTATCGCATCCTCAACGAGGTGCCGACGGTCCTGCTGATCGGCATCGTGATCCTCGTGATCGTGAAGCCGTTCTGAGGTTCCCAAACGCAGTGCCCGGCCCTGGGGCCGGGCATCCATGTCCGATGGCTCGACGGTTCCGTTCGAGGAGAGAACCGAATCTTCTTCTCAGGAAATGATCCTGTACGAGAGAGAAACCTTTCGTATAGGTAACCCTCCCGAAAGGGTTATCCAAACAGCACTTGAGAAAAGCCACGAAGGCGGCTATAAAGAAAGCCCTTCCATAAAAGACAGGTTGCGCTGCACGGGCCCCCCGGGCTCTCTCAAGTCACCTCTTGTGATCTGGGCGGCCCTGTCGAACGTTCCCCCGATCTCCCCCCGCGTCCAGTCAACCTGCCCGCGAATTTTACTCCGAGAGTGTTCCCCGATGAGGGAAATCAAACTTCAAGATCTCAAGTCCAAGTCGCCGACCGAACTCATTGCCTTCGCCGAGGAGCTCGAGGTCGAGAACGCGAGCACCATGCGCAAGCAGGAGCTCATGTTCGCCATCCTCAAGCAGCTTGCCGCGCGCGAGGTGGAGATCATCGGCGCAGGCGTCGTCGAGGTGCTGCAGGACGGCTTCGGCTTCCTCCGCTCGGCCGATTCGAATTACCTGCCGGGGCCGGACGACATCTATGTCTCGCCGAGCCAGATCCGCCGCTTCGGCCTGCGCACCGGCGACACGGTGGATGGCCCGATCCGCGGCCCGAAGGAGGGCGAGCGCTATTTCGCCCTGCTGAAGGTCAACACCATCAATTTCGAGGATCCGGAAAAGATCCGGCACAAGGTTCACTTTGACAACCTGACGCCGCTGTTCCCGCAGGAGCGCTTCAAGCTCGAACTCGAGGATCCGACCCGCAAGGATTACTCGCCGCGCATCATCGACATCGTGTCGCCGATCGGCAAGGGCCAGCGCGCGTTGATCGTCGCCCCGCCGCGCACCGGTAAGACGGTGCTCATGCAGAACGTGGCGCAGTCGATCACCACGAATCATCCCGAGTGCTACCTCATTGTGCTGCTCATCGACGAGCGTCCGGAGGAAGTGACCGACATGCAGCGCTCCGTGAAGGGCGAGGTCGTAGCCTCCACCTTCGACGAGCCCGCAACCCGGCACGTGCAGGTCGCCGAGATGGTGATCGAGAAGGCCAAGCGCCTCGTGGAGCACGGCCGCGACGTGGTCATCCTGCTGGATTCGATCACGCGCCTGGGCCGCGCCTACAACACGGTGGTGCCGTCCTCCGGCAAGGTGCTGACCGGCGGTGTGGACGCCAACGCGCTCCAGCGTCCGAAGCGCTTCTTCGGTGCCGCGCGCAACATCGAGGAGGGCGGTTCGCTCACCATCATCGCGACCGCACTGATCGATACCGGTTCGCGCATGGACGAGGTGATCTTCGAAGAGTTCAAGGGTACCGGCAACTCGGAAATCATCCTGGACCGCAAGGTCGCCGACAAGCGCACCTTCCCGGCCATCGACATCACCCGTTCCGGCACCCGC
This window of the Microvirga sp. TS319 genome carries:
- the hemE gene encoding uroporphyrinogen decarboxylase codes for the protein MSERPTKAILRVLNGEPVWPLPIWIMRQAGRYLPEYRETRKQAGSFLDLCYTPRLAEEVTLQPIRRFGFDASILFSDILVIPHALGQDVRFVENEGPKLDPVTSEKDFSRLSEELPLERLDPVFETLDRLSKSLPKETTLLGFCGAPWTVASYMIAGKGTPDQAPARLTAYRDPAFMDRLIEKLVQASTAYLIRQIDAGAEAVQIFESFGSALPPALFDRLSLDPIRRMVEGLKAARPQAKAIVFVRGGGANLHRFASAGIGDALALDWTLDPALVLPMLPVSVPTQGNLDPLALIAGGAPMEQGIDHILNSVRGRPHIFNLGHGILPETPIAHVEQMIARVRGA
- the hemJ gene encoding protoporphyrinogen oxidase HemJ, with the translated sequence MYLWLKAFHVIAVIAWMAGMLYLPRLFVYHCDAPKGSIQSETFKIMERRLLKAIINPAMMVTWVLGLYLVWDGGWYKSGWLHAKVLLVLILSGLHGVYVRRLKDFAADKNTRSAKYYRILNEVPTVLLIGIVILVIVKPF
- the rho gene encoding transcription termination factor Rho translates to MREIKLQDLKSKSPTELIAFAEELEVENASTMRKQELMFAILKQLAAREVEIIGAGVVEVLQDGFGFLRSADSNYLPGPDDIYVSPSQIRRFGLRTGDTVDGPIRGPKEGERYFALLKVNTINFEDPEKIRHKVHFDNLTPLFPQERFKLELEDPTRKDYSPRIIDIVSPIGKGQRALIVAPPRTGKTVLMQNVAQSITTNHPECYLIVLLIDERPEEVTDMQRSVKGEVVASTFDEPATRHVQVAEMVIEKAKRLVEHGRDVVILLDSITRLGRAYNTVVPSSGKVLTGGVDANALQRPKRFFGAARNIEEGGSLTIIATALIDTGSRMDEVIFEEFKGTGNSEIILDRKVADKRTFPAIDITRSGTRKEELLVPSDTLKKMYVLRRILNPMGTVDAIEFLLDKLRQTKSNQDFFDSMNT